A genomic window from Emys orbicularis isolate rEmyOrb1 chromosome 24, rEmyOrb1.hap1, whole genome shotgun sequence includes:
- the LOC135894147 gene encoding granzyme-like protein 1, producing the protein MRQACSLLILLALLSPTSAHAGASWSEIVGGHEAKPHSRPYMAYLKRTTLDFCGGFLVDPGWVMTAAHCRGNLTVTLGAHNIHRQENSQQTFAVQSYHPHPAYEERPRVNDILLLKLKGKAKLNKYVRVIDLPKANRDVAPWSQCTTAGWGFIDQGKTTDKLFETNVTIRPPKQCRSFNPGITNGIICAVSEQWVKDCSQGDDGGPLVCKGTAQGIFSYDFKRPPGFYTRIASYLPWIEKTMQ; encoded by the exons ATGAGACAGGCCTGCAGCCTCTTAATCCTGCTCGCTCTGCTGTCCCCCACTTCCGCCCATGCTG GAGCTTCATGGAGTGAGATTGTGGGGGGGCATGAAGCCAAGCCCCACTCCAGACCCTACATGGCCTATCTGAAGAGGACCACCTTGGATTTCTGCGGGGGATTTCTGGTGGACCCAGGCTGGGTGATGACGGCTGCTCACTGCAGGGG GAACCTGACAGTCACCTTAGGAGCTCACAATATCCACAGGCAAGAGAACTCCCAGCAAACGTTTGCGGTTCAAAGCTATCACCCGCACCCCGCCTACGAAGAACGTCCTAGAGTCAATGACATCCTTTTGCTGAAG ctgaagGGGAAAGCCAAACTAAACAAATACGTCCGTGTCATTGACCTGCCCAAGGCCAACAGAGATGTCGCCCCATGGAGCCAGTGCACCACAGCTGGATGGGGTTTTATCGACCAGGGAAAAACCACCGACAAGCTCTTTGAGACCAACGTCACCATCCGGCCACCAAAGCAATGCCGCTCTTTTAACCCCGGGATAACTAACGGCATAATCTGTGCAGTGAGCGAACAGTGGGTCAAGGACTGCAGCCAG GGGGATGATGGTGGCCCTCTAGTCTGCAAAGGGACAGCACAAGGAATCTTCTCCTATGATTTCAAACGCCCTCCTGGCTTTTACACTCGCATTGCCTCCTACCTTCCCTGGATTGAGAAAACCATGCAGTAA